From a region of the Buteo buteo chromosome 7, bButBut1.hap1.1, whole genome shotgun sequence genome:
- the RUBCN gene encoding run domain Beclin-1-interacting and cysteine-rich domain-containing protein isoform X1, translated as MEMEMKSYSNLGVEHLCILTVLERSMRKEHWKLLGNLKTTVEGLVSTSNPNVWSKYGGLERLCRDMHSILYHGLIRDKVCCRQKDYWQFVKDIRWLSPGSAHHLEKFISLQESSQPDPQGPGDQAIAQLWLQHSLQCHCLSAQLRPLLGNRQYIRKFYADTAFLLSDAHVTAMLQCLEAVEQNNPRLLAQIDTSMLAGTSLPSLCASGPSAGTRDMCDHDAEGQEGRLPRELGCLDHFTESLLTRKGDGPPPVTKSQSLTALPASLYVPAAGCAQQRCFGSFSSLHHPASSGLSDRRPASSSVSSSTSQLQERCPSTRSSSFSEGRSPLEQPGCVTHFHVPSPKDPFSPASEMSSSTTSQSEDTWTGSQDDPQSDVNDGPEYLAIGNSGRRGRACSSASTNSTKSSSSKLFSSSSSQKLDSMSSLGEQGASGGGSRGLSLLRRSSFSEGQSLAPQGILKKSHVRSHSDTNVASGKLHESHGDPGGGREPVSASTQSSELSTPSSLYMEYDSGQYLSSGEGMFRRPSEGQSLISYLSEQDFGSCADLEKENAHFSISESLIAAIELMKCNMMSRQLEEEEEDSDKEIQELKQKIRIRRQQIRTRHLFPTCQELGSDSLVATDSGSQFSSHGSMRLSDSGSAEDVEEYEIRDGNDGSNLIQMSKNGLSVSMASLFSDADIKRNPDSSRKSFLSSESISHSFLNSNSAEAVAMGLLKQFEGMQLPAASELEWLVPEHDAPQKLLPIPDSLPISPDDGEHADIYKLRIRVRGNLEWAPPRPQIIFNVHPAPTRKVAVAKQNYRCAGCGIRTDPDYIKRLRYCEYLGKYFCQCCHENAQMVIPSRILRKWDFSKYYVSNFSKDLLSKIWSDPLFNVQDINPALYRKVKSLNQVWLLRIQLFHMKNMFKTCRLAKDLLDSFDAVPGHLTEDLHLYSLSDLSATKKGDLVPRLTELLRAGSLHVEKCMLCQAKGFICEFCQNEGDIIFPFELNKCRICEECKACYHKSCFKSTRCPRCERLQARRELLAKQSMESYVSDYEDELEQPEAVAAT; from the exons ATGGAAATGGAGATGAAGAGTTACTCCAACCTTGGAGTGGAGCATCTCTGCATCCTGACGGTGCTGGAGCGCTCGATGCG AAAGGAGCATTGGAAGCTGCTAGGCAACCTGAAGACCACAGTGGAAGGTTTGGTGTCCACCAGCAACCCGAATGTCTGGTCCAAGTATGGCGGCTTGGAACGACTCTGCAGAGACATGCACAGCATCCTCTACCATGGGCTCATCCGTGACAAG GTGTGCTGCAGACAGAAGGATTACTGGCAGTTTGTGAAGGACATTCGTTGGCTGAGTCCCGGCTCTGCTCATCACCTGGAGAAG TTCATCAgcctgcaggagagcagccagCCTGACCCGCAGGGCCCGGGGGACCAGGCCATCGCgcagctgtggctgcagcacagcctgcagtGCCACTGCCTGTCGGCGCAGCTGAGACCGCTCCTGGGGAACCGGCAGTACATCAGGAAATTCTATGCAG ACACTGCCTTCCTGCTCAGTGACGCCCACGTCACGGCCATGCTGCAGTGCCTGGAGGCTGTTGAGCAGAACAACCCCAGGCTTCTGGCTCAGATCGATACCTCCATG CTGGCCGGCACGTCACTGCCATCCCTGTGTGCGTCAGGTCCTTCTGCTGGGACAAGAGACATGTGTGACCACGACGCTGAAGGACAGGAGGGCCGTCTGCCTAGGGAGCTGGGCTGCCTGGATCATTTCACTGAGAGCCTG CTTACCAGGAAGGGCGACGGTCCACCTCCGGTGACGAAGAGTCAGAGCCTGACTGCCCTCCCCGCATCCCTGTATGTCCCCGCTGCAGGCTGCGCGCAGCAGCGCTGCTTTGGGTCCTTCTCTAGCCTGCACCATCCAGCCTCCTCTGGCCTCTCAG ACAGGAGACCAGCGAGCTCCTCCGTCAGCTCCAGCACCAGCCAGCTCCAGGAGCGCTGCCCATCCACCCGGTCCTCCTCCTTCAGTGAGGGCAGGTCCCCTCTGGAACAGCCTGGCTGTGTCACCCACTTCCACGTCCCCTCACCCAAAGACCCCTTCTCTCCAGCCAGCGAGATGAGCTCCAGCACCACCAGCCAGAGCGAGGACACTTGGACAGGGAGTCAGGATGATCCACAGAGCGATGTTAACGATGGGCCGGAGTACCTGGCCATTGGAAACTCggggcgccggggccgggcatGCAGCAGCGCCAGCACCAACAGCACCAAGAGCAGTAGCTCCAAACTCTTCTCCTCCAGCAGTTCCCAGAAGCTGGACTCAATGTCATccctgggggagcagggggcaAGCGGAGGTGGAAGCAGGGGCCTGAGCCTGTTGCGCCGGTCCAGCTTCTCCGAAGGACAGTCATTAGCTCCGCAGGGCATCCTCAAGAAGAGCCACGTGCGCTCGCACTCTGACACCAACGTGGCTTCAGGGAAATTGCACG AGTCCCACGGTGATCCAGGTGGAGGGAGAGAGCCAGTCTCTGCTTCCACCCAGAGCAGTGAACTGAGCACACCCAGCTCCCTCTACATGGAGTACG ACTCTGGACAGTACCTGAGCTCGGGAGAAGGGATGTTCAGGAGACCCTCAGAAGGGCAGTCCCTCATCAGCTACCTCTCTGAGCAGGACTTTGGCAGCTGTGCTGACCTGGAGAAG GAGAATGCCCACTTCAGCATCTCAGAGTCCCTGATCGCTGCCATTGAGCTGATGAAATGCAACATGATGAGCCGGCAgctagaggaggaggaggaagacagtgaCAAGGAGATCCAGGAGCTTAAACAAAAGATTCGCATTCGGCGCCAGCAGATCCGCACTAGGCACCTGTTCCCTACCTGCCAGGAGTTGGGCTCAGACA GTCTTGTGGCAACAGACAGTGGGTCCCAGTTCAGCTCCCATGGCTCCATGCGGCTCTCTGACTCCGGCTCTGCGGAGGATGTGGAAGAGTATGAGATACGAG ATGGTAACGATGGATCTAACCTGATTCAAATGTCCAAGAACGGCCTCTCAGTGTCAATGGCTTCCTTGTTCTCAG ATGCAGACATCAAGAGGAACCCAGACTCCAGCAGGAAGTCCTTTCTGTCCTCGGAGTCCAT ATCCCACTCCTTCCTCAATTCCAACTCAGCAGAGGCCGTGGCCATGGGCTTGCTGAAGCAGTTTGAGGGCATGCAGCTCCCGGCCGCCTCTGAATTGGAGTGGCTGGTCCCTGAGCACGACGCCCCGCAGAAG ctcctgcctaTCCCTGACTCTCTGCCCATCTCTCCCGACGATGGAGAACATGCCGACATCTACAAGCTGAGGATTCGGGTGCGCGGAAACCTGGAGTGGGCCCCACCGCGACCACAGATCATCTTCAATGTTCACCCAGCCCCAAC GAGGAAGGTGGCCGTGGCCAAGCAGAATTACCGGTGTGCAGGCTGTGGCATCCGGACCGATCCTG ATTACATCAAGCGGCTGCGGTACTGTGAGTACCTGGGGAAGTATTTCTGCCAGTGCTGCCACGAGAATGCCCAGATGGTCATCCCCAGCCGCATCCTGCGCAAGTGGGACTTCAGCAAGTACTATGTGAGCAACTTCTCCAAAGACCTGCTGAGCAAGATCTGGAGTGACCCGCTCTTCAATGTGCAGGATATCAATCCTGCCCTGTATCGGAAAGTGAAGTCTCTCAACCAAGTGTGG ctgctgcgAATCCAGCTTTTCCACATGAAGAACATGTTTAAGACGTGCCGGCTAGCTAAAGA CCTCCTGGACTCCTTTGATGCGGTGCCTGGCCACTTAACGGAGGATTTGCACCTCTACTCGCTGAGCGACCTCAGTGCCACAAAGAAAGGGGACCTGGTGCCTCGCCTGACGGAGCTCCTGAGGGCAGGCAGCCTGCATGTTGAGAAGTGCATG ctgtgCCAAGCCAAAGGCTTCATCTGTGAGTTCTGCCAGAATGAGGGTGACATCATCTTCCCCTTTGAGCTCAACAAGTGCAGGATATGTGAAG AGTGCAAAGCCTGCTACCACAAATCCTGCTTCAAGTCCACCCGCTGTCCCCGCTGTGAGCGGCTTCAAGCCCGGAGAGAGCTGCTGGCCAAGCAGAGCATGGAGTCCTATGTCTCGGACTATGAAGACGAGCTGGAGCAGCCGGAGGCGGTGGCAGCCACATGA
- the RUBCN gene encoding run domain Beclin-1-interacting and cysteine-rich domain-containing protein isoform X2, with product MEVGPREERAESRKEHWKLLGNLKTTVEGLVSTSNPNVWSKYGGLERLCRDMHSILYHGLIRDKVCCRQKDYWQFVKDIRWLSPGSAHHLEKFISLQESSQPDPQGPGDQAIAQLWLQHSLQCHCLSAQLRPLLGNRQYIRKFYADTAFLLSDAHVTAMLQCLEAVEQNNPRLLAQIDTSMLAGTSLPSLCASGPSAGTRDMCDHDAEGQEGRLPRELGCLDHFTESLLTRKGDGPPPVTKSQSLTALPASLYVPAAGCAQQRCFGSFSSLHHPASSGLSDRRPASSSVSSSTSQLQERCPSTRSSSFSEGRSPLEQPGCVTHFHVPSPKDPFSPASEMSSSTTSQSEDTWTGSQDDPQSDVNDGPEYLAIGNSGRRGRACSSASTNSTKSSSSKLFSSSSSQKLDSMSSLGEQGASGGGSRGLSLLRRSSFSEGQSLAPQGILKKSHVRSHSDTNVASGKLHESHGDPGGGREPVSASTQSSELSTPSSLYMEYDSGQYLSSGEGMFRRPSEGQSLISYLSEQDFGSCADLEKENAHFSISESLIAAIELMKCNMMSRQLEEEEEDSDKEIQELKQKIRIRRQQIRTRHLFPTCQELGSDSLVATDSGSQFSSHGSMRLSDSGSAEDVEEYEIRDGNDGSNLIQMSKNGLSVSMASLFSDADIKRNPDSSRKSFLSSESISHSFLNSNSAEAVAMGLLKQFEGMQLPAASELEWLVPEHDAPQKLLPIPDSLPISPDDGEHADIYKLRIRVRGNLEWAPPRPQIIFNVHPAPTRKVAVAKQNYRCAGCGIRTDPDYIKRLRYCEYLGKYFCQCCHENAQMVIPSRILRKWDFSKYYVSNFSKDLLSKIWSDPLFNVQDINPALYRKVKSLNQVWLLRIQLFHMKNMFKTCRLAKDLLDSFDAVPGHLTEDLHLYSLSDLSATKKGDLVPRLTELLRAGSLHVEKCMLCQAKGFICEFCQNEGDIIFPFELNKCRICEECKACYHKSCFKSTRCPRCERLQARRELLAKQSMESYVSDYEDELEQPEAVAAT from the exons ATGGAGGTCGGGCCCCGCGAGGAGCGCGCGGAGAGCAG AAAGGAGCATTGGAAGCTGCTAGGCAACCTGAAGACCACAGTGGAAGGTTTGGTGTCCACCAGCAACCCGAATGTCTGGTCCAAGTATGGCGGCTTGGAACGACTCTGCAGAGACATGCACAGCATCCTCTACCATGGGCTCATCCGTGACAAG GTGTGCTGCAGACAGAAGGATTACTGGCAGTTTGTGAAGGACATTCGTTGGCTGAGTCCCGGCTCTGCTCATCACCTGGAGAAG TTCATCAgcctgcaggagagcagccagCCTGACCCGCAGGGCCCGGGGGACCAGGCCATCGCgcagctgtggctgcagcacagcctgcagtGCCACTGCCTGTCGGCGCAGCTGAGACCGCTCCTGGGGAACCGGCAGTACATCAGGAAATTCTATGCAG ACACTGCCTTCCTGCTCAGTGACGCCCACGTCACGGCCATGCTGCAGTGCCTGGAGGCTGTTGAGCAGAACAACCCCAGGCTTCTGGCTCAGATCGATACCTCCATG CTGGCCGGCACGTCACTGCCATCCCTGTGTGCGTCAGGTCCTTCTGCTGGGACAAGAGACATGTGTGACCACGACGCTGAAGGACAGGAGGGCCGTCTGCCTAGGGAGCTGGGCTGCCTGGATCATTTCACTGAGAGCCTG CTTACCAGGAAGGGCGACGGTCCACCTCCGGTGACGAAGAGTCAGAGCCTGACTGCCCTCCCCGCATCCCTGTATGTCCCCGCTGCAGGCTGCGCGCAGCAGCGCTGCTTTGGGTCCTTCTCTAGCCTGCACCATCCAGCCTCCTCTGGCCTCTCAG ACAGGAGACCAGCGAGCTCCTCCGTCAGCTCCAGCACCAGCCAGCTCCAGGAGCGCTGCCCATCCACCCGGTCCTCCTCCTTCAGTGAGGGCAGGTCCCCTCTGGAACAGCCTGGCTGTGTCACCCACTTCCACGTCCCCTCACCCAAAGACCCCTTCTCTCCAGCCAGCGAGATGAGCTCCAGCACCACCAGCCAGAGCGAGGACACTTGGACAGGGAGTCAGGATGATCCACAGAGCGATGTTAACGATGGGCCGGAGTACCTGGCCATTGGAAACTCggggcgccggggccgggcatGCAGCAGCGCCAGCACCAACAGCACCAAGAGCAGTAGCTCCAAACTCTTCTCCTCCAGCAGTTCCCAGAAGCTGGACTCAATGTCATccctgggggagcagggggcaAGCGGAGGTGGAAGCAGGGGCCTGAGCCTGTTGCGCCGGTCCAGCTTCTCCGAAGGACAGTCATTAGCTCCGCAGGGCATCCTCAAGAAGAGCCACGTGCGCTCGCACTCTGACACCAACGTGGCTTCAGGGAAATTGCACG AGTCCCACGGTGATCCAGGTGGAGGGAGAGAGCCAGTCTCTGCTTCCACCCAGAGCAGTGAACTGAGCACACCCAGCTCCCTCTACATGGAGTACG ACTCTGGACAGTACCTGAGCTCGGGAGAAGGGATGTTCAGGAGACCCTCAGAAGGGCAGTCCCTCATCAGCTACCTCTCTGAGCAGGACTTTGGCAGCTGTGCTGACCTGGAGAAG GAGAATGCCCACTTCAGCATCTCAGAGTCCCTGATCGCTGCCATTGAGCTGATGAAATGCAACATGATGAGCCGGCAgctagaggaggaggaggaagacagtgaCAAGGAGATCCAGGAGCTTAAACAAAAGATTCGCATTCGGCGCCAGCAGATCCGCACTAGGCACCTGTTCCCTACCTGCCAGGAGTTGGGCTCAGACA GTCTTGTGGCAACAGACAGTGGGTCCCAGTTCAGCTCCCATGGCTCCATGCGGCTCTCTGACTCCGGCTCTGCGGAGGATGTGGAAGAGTATGAGATACGAG ATGGTAACGATGGATCTAACCTGATTCAAATGTCCAAGAACGGCCTCTCAGTGTCAATGGCTTCCTTGTTCTCAG ATGCAGACATCAAGAGGAACCCAGACTCCAGCAGGAAGTCCTTTCTGTCCTCGGAGTCCAT ATCCCACTCCTTCCTCAATTCCAACTCAGCAGAGGCCGTGGCCATGGGCTTGCTGAAGCAGTTTGAGGGCATGCAGCTCCCGGCCGCCTCTGAATTGGAGTGGCTGGTCCCTGAGCACGACGCCCCGCAGAAG ctcctgcctaTCCCTGACTCTCTGCCCATCTCTCCCGACGATGGAGAACATGCCGACATCTACAAGCTGAGGATTCGGGTGCGCGGAAACCTGGAGTGGGCCCCACCGCGACCACAGATCATCTTCAATGTTCACCCAGCCCCAAC GAGGAAGGTGGCCGTGGCCAAGCAGAATTACCGGTGTGCAGGCTGTGGCATCCGGACCGATCCTG ATTACATCAAGCGGCTGCGGTACTGTGAGTACCTGGGGAAGTATTTCTGCCAGTGCTGCCACGAGAATGCCCAGATGGTCATCCCCAGCCGCATCCTGCGCAAGTGGGACTTCAGCAAGTACTATGTGAGCAACTTCTCCAAAGACCTGCTGAGCAAGATCTGGAGTGACCCGCTCTTCAATGTGCAGGATATCAATCCTGCCCTGTATCGGAAAGTGAAGTCTCTCAACCAAGTGTGG ctgctgcgAATCCAGCTTTTCCACATGAAGAACATGTTTAAGACGTGCCGGCTAGCTAAAGA CCTCCTGGACTCCTTTGATGCGGTGCCTGGCCACTTAACGGAGGATTTGCACCTCTACTCGCTGAGCGACCTCAGTGCCACAAAGAAAGGGGACCTGGTGCCTCGCCTGACGGAGCTCCTGAGGGCAGGCAGCCTGCATGTTGAGAAGTGCATG ctgtgCCAAGCCAAAGGCTTCATCTGTGAGTTCTGCCAGAATGAGGGTGACATCATCTTCCCCTTTGAGCTCAACAAGTGCAGGATATGTGAAG AGTGCAAAGCCTGCTACCACAAATCCTGCTTCAAGTCCACCCGCTGTCCCCGCTGTGAGCGGCTTCAAGCCCGGAGAGAGCTGCTGGCCAAGCAGAGCATGGAGTCCTATGTCTCGGACTATGAAGACGAGCTGGAGCAGCCGGAGGCGGTGGCAGCCACATGA
- the RUBCN gene encoding run domain Beclin-1-interacting and cysteine-rich domain-containing protein isoform X3 translates to MSRKEHWKLLGNLKTTVEGLVSTSNPNVWSKYGGLERLCRDMHSILYHGLIRDKVCCRQKDYWQFVKDIRWLSPGSAHHLEKFISLQESSQPDPQGPGDQAIAQLWLQHSLQCHCLSAQLRPLLGNRQYIRKFYADTAFLLSDAHVTAMLQCLEAVEQNNPRLLAQIDTSMLAGTSLPSLCASGPSAGTRDMCDHDAEGQEGRLPRELGCLDHFTESLLTRKGDGPPPVTKSQSLTALPASLYVPAAGCAQQRCFGSFSSLHHPASSGLSDRRPASSSVSSSTSQLQERCPSTRSSSFSEGRSPLEQPGCVTHFHVPSPKDPFSPASEMSSSTTSQSEDTWTGSQDDPQSDVNDGPEYLAIGNSGRRGRACSSASTNSTKSSSSKLFSSSSSQKLDSMSSLGEQGASGGGSRGLSLLRRSSFSEGQSLAPQGILKKSHVRSHSDTNVASGKLHESHGDPGGGREPVSASTQSSELSTPSSLYMEYDSGQYLSSGEGMFRRPSEGQSLISYLSEQDFGSCADLEKENAHFSISESLIAAIELMKCNMMSRQLEEEEEDSDKEIQELKQKIRIRRQQIRTRHLFPTCQELGSDSLVATDSGSQFSSHGSMRLSDSGSAEDVEEYEIRDGNDGSNLIQMSKNGLSVSMASLFSDADIKRNPDSSRKSFLSSESISHSFLNSNSAEAVAMGLLKQFEGMQLPAASELEWLVPEHDAPQKLLPIPDSLPISPDDGEHADIYKLRIRVRGNLEWAPPRPQIIFNVHPAPTRKVAVAKQNYRCAGCGIRTDPDYIKRLRYCEYLGKYFCQCCHENAQMVIPSRILRKWDFSKYYVSNFSKDLLSKIWSDPLFNVQDINPALYRKVKSLNQVWLLRIQLFHMKNMFKTCRLAKDLLDSFDAVPGHLTEDLHLYSLSDLSATKKGDLVPRLTELLRAGSLHVEKCMLCQAKGFICEFCQNEGDIIFPFELNKCRICEECKACYHKSCFKSTRCPRCERLQARRELLAKQSMESYVSDYEDELEQPEAVAAT, encoded by the exons ATGAGCAG AAAGGAGCATTGGAAGCTGCTAGGCAACCTGAAGACCACAGTGGAAGGTTTGGTGTCCACCAGCAACCCGAATGTCTGGTCCAAGTATGGCGGCTTGGAACGACTCTGCAGAGACATGCACAGCATCCTCTACCATGGGCTCATCCGTGACAAG GTGTGCTGCAGACAGAAGGATTACTGGCAGTTTGTGAAGGACATTCGTTGGCTGAGTCCCGGCTCTGCTCATCACCTGGAGAAG TTCATCAgcctgcaggagagcagccagCCTGACCCGCAGGGCCCGGGGGACCAGGCCATCGCgcagctgtggctgcagcacagcctgcagtGCCACTGCCTGTCGGCGCAGCTGAGACCGCTCCTGGGGAACCGGCAGTACATCAGGAAATTCTATGCAG ACACTGCCTTCCTGCTCAGTGACGCCCACGTCACGGCCATGCTGCAGTGCCTGGAGGCTGTTGAGCAGAACAACCCCAGGCTTCTGGCTCAGATCGATACCTCCATG CTGGCCGGCACGTCACTGCCATCCCTGTGTGCGTCAGGTCCTTCTGCTGGGACAAGAGACATGTGTGACCACGACGCTGAAGGACAGGAGGGCCGTCTGCCTAGGGAGCTGGGCTGCCTGGATCATTTCACTGAGAGCCTG CTTACCAGGAAGGGCGACGGTCCACCTCCGGTGACGAAGAGTCAGAGCCTGACTGCCCTCCCCGCATCCCTGTATGTCCCCGCTGCAGGCTGCGCGCAGCAGCGCTGCTTTGGGTCCTTCTCTAGCCTGCACCATCCAGCCTCCTCTGGCCTCTCAG ACAGGAGACCAGCGAGCTCCTCCGTCAGCTCCAGCACCAGCCAGCTCCAGGAGCGCTGCCCATCCACCCGGTCCTCCTCCTTCAGTGAGGGCAGGTCCCCTCTGGAACAGCCTGGCTGTGTCACCCACTTCCACGTCCCCTCACCCAAAGACCCCTTCTCTCCAGCCAGCGAGATGAGCTCCAGCACCACCAGCCAGAGCGAGGACACTTGGACAGGGAGTCAGGATGATCCACAGAGCGATGTTAACGATGGGCCGGAGTACCTGGCCATTGGAAACTCggggcgccggggccgggcatGCAGCAGCGCCAGCACCAACAGCACCAAGAGCAGTAGCTCCAAACTCTTCTCCTCCAGCAGTTCCCAGAAGCTGGACTCAATGTCATccctgggggagcagggggcaAGCGGAGGTGGAAGCAGGGGCCTGAGCCTGTTGCGCCGGTCCAGCTTCTCCGAAGGACAGTCATTAGCTCCGCAGGGCATCCTCAAGAAGAGCCACGTGCGCTCGCACTCTGACACCAACGTGGCTTCAGGGAAATTGCACG AGTCCCACGGTGATCCAGGTGGAGGGAGAGAGCCAGTCTCTGCTTCCACCCAGAGCAGTGAACTGAGCACACCCAGCTCCCTCTACATGGAGTACG ACTCTGGACAGTACCTGAGCTCGGGAGAAGGGATGTTCAGGAGACCCTCAGAAGGGCAGTCCCTCATCAGCTACCTCTCTGAGCAGGACTTTGGCAGCTGTGCTGACCTGGAGAAG GAGAATGCCCACTTCAGCATCTCAGAGTCCCTGATCGCTGCCATTGAGCTGATGAAATGCAACATGATGAGCCGGCAgctagaggaggaggaggaagacagtgaCAAGGAGATCCAGGAGCTTAAACAAAAGATTCGCATTCGGCGCCAGCAGATCCGCACTAGGCACCTGTTCCCTACCTGCCAGGAGTTGGGCTCAGACA GTCTTGTGGCAACAGACAGTGGGTCCCAGTTCAGCTCCCATGGCTCCATGCGGCTCTCTGACTCCGGCTCTGCGGAGGATGTGGAAGAGTATGAGATACGAG ATGGTAACGATGGATCTAACCTGATTCAAATGTCCAAGAACGGCCTCTCAGTGTCAATGGCTTCCTTGTTCTCAG ATGCAGACATCAAGAGGAACCCAGACTCCAGCAGGAAGTCCTTTCTGTCCTCGGAGTCCAT ATCCCACTCCTTCCTCAATTCCAACTCAGCAGAGGCCGTGGCCATGGGCTTGCTGAAGCAGTTTGAGGGCATGCAGCTCCCGGCCGCCTCTGAATTGGAGTGGCTGGTCCCTGAGCACGACGCCCCGCAGAAG ctcctgcctaTCCCTGACTCTCTGCCCATCTCTCCCGACGATGGAGAACATGCCGACATCTACAAGCTGAGGATTCGGGTGCGCGGAAACCTGGAGTGGGCCCCACCGCGACCACAGATCATCTTCAATGTTCACCCAGCCCCAAC GAGGAAGGTGGCCGTGGCCAAGCAGAATTACCGGTGTGCAGGCTGTGGCATCCGGACCGATCCTG ATTACATCAAGCGGCTGCGGTACTGTGAGTACCTGGGGAAGTATTTCTGCCAGTGCTGCCACGAGAATGCCCAGATGGTCATCCCCAGCCGCATCCTGCGCAAGTGGGACTTCAGCAAGTACTATGTGAGCAACTTCTCCAAAGACCTGCTGAGCAAGATCTGGAGTGACCCGCTCTTCAATGTGCAGGATATCAATCCTGCCCTGTATCGGAAAGTGAAGTCTCTCAACCAAGTGTGG ctgctgcgAATCCAGCTTTTCCACATGAAGAACATGTTTAAGACGTGCCGGCTAGCTAAAGA CCTCCTGGACTCCTTTGATGCGGTGCCTGGCCACTTAACGGAGGATTTGCACCTCTACTCGCTGAGCGACCTCAGTGCCACAAAGAAAGGGGACCTGGTGCCTCGCCTGACGGAGCTCCTGAGGGCAGGCAGCCTGCATGTTGAGAAGTGCATG ctgtgCCAAGCCAAAGGCTTCATCTGTGAGTTCTGCCAGAATGAGGGTGACATCATCTTCCCCTTTGAGCTCAACAAGTGCAGGATATGTGAAG AGTGCAAAGCCTGCTACCACAAATCCTGCTTCAAGTCCACCCGCTGTCCCCGCTGTGAGCGGCTTCAAGCCCGGAGAGAGCTGCTGGCCAAGCAGAGCATGGAGTCCTATGTCTCGGACTATGAAGACGAGCTGGAGCAGCCGGAGGCGGTGGCAGCCACATGA